CCTATATTTATCGTTCTATTCACGTTAAATGATATTGATTTTCCGGATAGTATCTTAAAGTTAGTTGCGAGTCTCGCTGCATGTATGCTAACTATTATTAGCATGTATGGTTTGGGCTTTTGCCTATCAAGCCTTTGCTTCATTTTTAATCGTACTTCTAGTATTACATCGTTAATTTCTTATTTCATGCTGTATTTTACTGGCATACTAACACCGCTAGGTGGTTTATTTGGCTTTATAGGAAAGCTTTTCCCTTACTATGCCTTGAGAAATTTTATTATTTCTCCGTCCTACCAGAGTATCTTTTTTATTATAGTTTATTGTGCAGTATATTGGTCAGCTGGAACTTTCCTATTTTTCACTTTATTGAACATTGCTAAAAAAAGAGGGAGCCTTTTCCATGTTTAGTGAATTAAGAAGATATTTTAATTATAGAGTTCGATACACGTTTGATAGTATTTGCGAAGTGATTTATTCCATGATTTTTATTACAGGAATCATTATTATTTTCAATAGTGATAAACCGATAAATCTACTCTATTTTTTTATTTATTATTCCATAACTAATGTGATATTACTTGCTAATGAGGAGTTAGAATTTGAAATTCGCACTAATCAATATACAAATATCAAAACAACTAGACGGACACCAATGATGATTTATATTGCTAGATCAACAACCTATTTTATTTGGTCGACGCTCATTTTTTTGATTTCAATCATTCTATCGCATATGTTTTTTTATGGAAAATTTTTTATGCCCTCATTCCATTTAGTGGATTTGATTTTGATGTTAATACTTAATTATGCTGTATTTTTTGTCTTATATACCCTGGCAATTAAGTTAACAGAACGCTTTAAACGAGTATCCGTCTTATTGAATTTATTTAATACCATAATGCTATTTTATTCTGGACTAGTATTTCCAGCTCCCTTTGTTAGCTATGCAGATATGTTGAATATATTTTTGAATAAAAAATAAAAGTAAATTGATATGTTTAGAACTAGTCATTTAAATATTTCTCTGAAAGATTATAAAGTGGCCCTGCGTTTAATGGTTTCATTCAAATATTCAGGCTCCTATTATATCCCTGTCTAGAAAAAACGACTATCTAAGTTGGTAAATAACTTCAGGAGGTTTATACGCTATGCTTAGAGCTTATGTAACTAAAAAGTATTTATTCTTCTATTTCGTGGCGATTATGATTACTTGGCTGGAGGCTGTTATTACTCCAGCTTTGATTCAGTATATTGTCTCTAGTTTTACCAATCACCAGTTGCAGTTGCTGTGGCAGGTTTTGATTTGGGGGATTGTGGGGAATTTTATTCTCTTGCTGGGTTTGGCGGGGAAACGCTATTATTATGCACGAGTGCTGACAGACTTCAAGTCAGGGATTAAGCAGGCTATCTTTCAGACTTTCTTATATAGCCGTCGGATAGCGGATGACGAGGTTTTGTCCGACCTGGAAAATGATGTGAAACAGCTAGAAGATAACTATATTGAGCCGACTGTCATTATCATTTCTTCTTTGGGATTTACAACTGTCTCCATCTGTTATGCACTCTGGACTAATTTTTTTCTAGGCTTGCTCTTTATCGTTTTTTATTCGATACCTGTCCTTTGTAGTAGTATAGGTTCCAAGCGCTTGGATGCGATTACTAAGCAGAAGTCTATGGCTAACCAAGGCTATGTCTCTCAAGTGACCAATATGATTGCGGGAGCCCGTCCCATAAGACATTATGGGGCACAAAGTTTGTTTTACAAATTATTTTCCAAGGATTTACACAAGGCTTTAGAGCAAGAAATCGCCTATGAAAAGCAACGGACGCTAAACAGTCTCTTTATCAATGGGATTGATGCCTTTTGCTCGGTTGCGCCAATTGTCATTGGTGGTTTCATGACCTATTATAACTACCTATCTGCAGCCAGCTTTGTTGGGATTTACCTAGTATCGTATAATATCGGCTACCAATTTCAGGAGCTATCCTACTTTATCAATACCAGGAAATCAGCTAAGTCTCTTTGTGATAAATATCAAAACATGCTGGGAGAGGAGTTGATAATACCTTCAGCTCTTGAAAGTTCCGTCTTTCCTATCCAGCTAGAGCAAGTCAGCGTAGAGCGTGATGGTCGAAAAATCCTAGCTCCTTGTGACCTTAGCATTGAGGAAGGGGAAACGATTGCCATTATCGGGGAAAGTGGGTCTGGGAAAACAACCTTACTGAACCTCATCTATGGAGAAATCAAGCCTAGTCAAGGTCGGATTCGCTACCATGGACAAGAGCTAAGCTCGGATGAAATCTATCAGGCGGGGGCCTACATTCTCCAGTCTAGTCATGTCTTTGATGGTTTGACTCTAGAGGAAAATATCGCGCTGGGGCAAGAACTGGATTCTGTAAGGATGGAAGAAATCCTACAGCAAACTGGTTTGAAATCTCTTAAAGGCAAAACACCCAGCAATCAAACTCTGTCAGGCGGTGAGAAGCAGCGGCTAGAAATTGCCCGCGCGCTCTATCACAATCGCCAATTTATCCTGGCTGATGAGGTCAAGGCCAATCTGGATCTTAGAAATCAAGAGAAAATCAGCCAGCTTCTCTTCTCTCTCCCACAAGCACTTGTAGAAGTGATTCATCACTATAGCGAGGAGGACTTGAAGCGCTATGATAAGGTGATAAAATTGGATAGATAGGTGGAGGTATAGATTTCAAAAAGGAGTGGCAGGGGTCACTCTTTTTTGTGAGTTGGAAAATAAGATGATTAGCTTTTTTTCCATTTATAATATACAATAAAGTTATGGTGCTTTACCATATGTTTTTTTAAAAAAATATTATATAAGGAGATTAGCTATTGGCAATAAAAGAATTCGAGATAGATGATTTTAATGAATTAATTTCCATTTTAATTCAGGATTCATATTATAGCAATACTAGTAATAGAACTAAGTTGACTTTATTAAGGCAGTACTCCGAGATAATTATTAGAAAAATAATTAATATGGGTGAGGGAGAACCTTTATTACTTGGTGATGTGCTTTATCCTAAGAAAGGAACAAAAGTTCATGAAAAGCTTCAATTGTTAGAGAAGTGGCGTTTAAAGGAGTTTCAAGAAATAATTCAGAAAGTAGCATCTTGGGGAAATAAACATTCGCATACTCAAAGCATTAGTATAGGAACAGTTGAAGACGTTGGTCAAGCAGAAAATGCAATTTTGGAACTAGTGGCATTTTTGTTTATTGATTATTTCCTAGAATACCCTATTCATTTATTTACTGACAGAGTAATATTAAGAGCTTTCTCATTTTTACCACCTATATTGAGGTTCAAAGTTTTGTCATACTTATATAAAAAAGCTGATAGAAGAAATGTTGTATTGGTAGACAAACTCTTATTATCGTTAGTAAAAACGAAAGGAAAAAATTATACTAGCGACTGGTTAGAACAAAATCAAGAAGATTTGATTAAAGTAGATTATCCAAATCAAAAAACTATCGAAGATTTTTATAGTTTCTGTGATTTTGAAGTAACTATTCAGTTATCAAATTATAAAAATATATATGAGTTGTGGAAGGATAAAATTAATGACCCACGGATTCTGAGCAATGAAAGTGGTCGGCTTTATAAGAATTTTGAGGAAGCACTGTATTATTATAAACAAAATAAAATAGAGGATATGCTTCATGATAGTATTGAGAGAGAAAAATTTAGAGACCTCCTGAACTTTGTCTACGTTGGTAGAAAAGCACATTAGTTACGTTTAATGGTTTAATTCAAATATGCTGACCCTCTACATTTCGTTTCACAGTATAGGTAGCTAACGTCAGCACATGTTGAGGCGGTATCACTGCTTGTACGAGCTGAGGTATCAGCGAAGTAGAAGTAGATGCTCCGCCCATGGGATAGGACTCGTAGAATGGGGAGAGAAACTGACGAAATGATACGGTAAGTCCGAACCACTGAGTGTGTGGCTCTGCTCTTCCGATCTGAGATAGTCGAAAAGTAGAAGGGGATGGTATTGGTATCAATCAATGAGTAACAAAGTAACAGCATGATTCGAAACATTTGCTTGTAATTTGCGGAGGAACATCAATATGGATGGAATAACAAAAGATTCTATAAAAACGGCTAAACTAATGAAACAATTATGGCCCCAATTGACCGATAAAGAAGCTATTTATGAAGTAAAAAGATATACGAATGGCAAAAATACTGCAATCTTTACTGAAGTTGAAGGTGACACAATTGTAGGTTTAGCACTATGTTCACTCAGATTTGATTATGTTGAAGGTTGTAAATATAGTCCTGTTGGATTCTTAGAAGGGATTATTGTCGACGAGGAATATCGTTTAAAGGATATTGCTAAAAATCTCTGTACAAAATGTGAGGAATGGGCGAAAAATAAAGGATGTAAGGAATTTGCAAGTGACTGTACTTTAACGAATACGGATTCTATAAGATTTCATCTCAATATTGGATTTCAGGAGGCAAATAGAATTATTCATTTTAAGAAGAAATTATAATTTCAGAACGTGGTCAAAATTTATGTATCTTTAGGAAGTGTGAAAGAATGGACGGACTACGAATTACTTTTCATTAGTTAAGAA
This window of the Streptococcus sanguinis genome carries:
- the aac(6') gene encoding aminoglycoside 6'-N-acetyltransferase, encoding MDGITKDSIKTAKLMKQLWPQLTDKEAIYEVKRYTNGKNTAIFTEVEGDTIVGLALCSLRFDYVEGCKYSPVGFLEGIIVDEEYRLKDIAKNLCTKCEEWAKNKGCKEFASDCTLTNTDSIRFHLNIGFQEANRIIHFKKKL
- a CDS encoding ATP-binding cassette domain-containing protein — translated: MLRAYVTKKYLFFYFVAIMITWLEAVITPALIQYIVSSFTNHQLQLLWQVLIWGIVGNFILLLGLAGKRYYYARVLTDFKSGIKQAIFQTFLYSRRIADDEVLSDLENDVKQLEDNYIEPTVIIISSLGFTTVSICYALWTNFFLGLLFIVFYSIPVLCSSIGSKRLDAITKQKSMANQGYVSQVTNMIAGARPIRHYGAQSLFYKLFSKDLHKALEQEIAYEKQRTLNSLFINGIDAFCSVAPIVIGGFMTYYNYLSAASFVGIYLVSYNIGYQFQELSYFINTRKSAKSLCDKYQNMLGEELIIPSALESSVFPIQLEQVSVERDGRKILAPCDLSIEEGETIAIIGESGSGKTTLLNLIYGEIKPSQGRIRYHGQELSSDEIYQAGAYILQSSHVFDGLTLEENIALGQELDSVRMEEILQQTGLKSLKGKTPSNQTLSGGEKQRLEIARALYHNRQFILADEVKANLDLRNQEKISQLLFSLPQALVEVIHHYSEEDLKRYDKVIKLDR
- a CDS encoding ABC transporter permease; amino-acid sequence: MMIKEIRRELKRQLQEMMQFKFNLFFSNFGILIMVSAYLQYFKNTQSKFLLLCLLFTWYFTSHSITHPTFFIEDDLYDRTLISVIQSSKSVFHVLMFKIIVQILVDLVKAIPIFIVLFTLNDIDFPDSILKLVASLAACMLTIISMYGLGFCLSSLCFIFNRTSSITSLISYFMLYFTGILTPLGGLFGFIGKLFPYYALRNFIISPSYQSIFFIIVYCAVYWSAGTFLFFTLLNIAKKRGSLFHV